The Pseudomonas triclosanedens genome has a window encoding:
- a CDS encoding YceH family protein — MSQTLDTLSDFEPLSAVDVRVLGCLIEKQVTTPETYPLTLNALVTACNQKTSRDPVMNLTPGQVGQSLRHLEGREMTRLVMGSRADRWEQRLDKALELVKPQVILLGLLFLRGPQTLNELLTRSQRMHDFDDTEEVRHQLERLSARGMAVLLERLPGQREDRYMHLLGNEEDREAAIAASGSRASGERSESGGHDESRLVELEARIAALEERLARLELGVSLD; from the coding sequence ATGAGCCAGACGCTCGATACCCTTTCCGACTTCGAACCGCTGAGCGCGGTCGATGTACGCGTCCTCGGATGCCTGATCGAAAAGCAGGTCACCACTCCGGAAACCTATCCGCTCACCCTCAACGCGCTGGTCACCGCCTGTAACCAGAAGACCAGCCGCGATCCGGTGATGAACCTCACTCCGGGCCAGGTCGGCCAGAGCCTGCGCCACCTCGAAGGCCGCGAGATGACCCGCCTGGTCATGGGCAGCCGTGCCGATCGCTGGGAGCAGCGCCTGGACAAGGCACTGGAACTGGTCAAACCGCAGGTCATCCTGCTCGGCCTGTTGTTCCTGCGCGGCCCGCAAACCCTCAACGAGCTGCTCACCCGCAGCCAGCGTATGCACGACTTCGACGACACCGAAGAAGTCCGCCACCAGCTTGAGCGTCTATCCGCGCGCGGCATGGCCGTGCTGCTGGAGCGCCTGCCCGGCCAGCGTGAAGACCGCTATATGCACCTGCTGGGCAACGAGGAAGACCGCGAAGCCGCTATTGCCGCCAGCGGCAGCCGCGCATCCGGCGAGCGCAGCGAGAGCGGCGGGCATGACGAGAGTCGCCTGGTTGAGCTGGAAGCCCGCATCGCCGCCCTCGAAGAACGCCTCGCGCGCCTGGAACTGGGCGTTTCGCTCGACTGA
- a CDS encoding flavin reductase family protein — MISFDFQRLSAREKYKILIGSVVPRPIALVTTIDSEGRANAAPFSFFNALSADPPILALGVENYSDLSPKDTTLNIRHNQEFTVNIVSDALVEAMNVCAVPFEPGFDELVAAGLTAIPGTRVGCPRIGEAPVALECRRMMALSIGQSREIILGEVLMAHVRDDLIDPATLYIDQLGLDAIGRMGGHGYARTREYFDLPTRSLQQWMQAPGAGERRWVGSEELVP; from the coding sequence ATGATCAGCTTCGATTTCCAGCGGCTGTCCGCCCGCGAGAAATACAAGATCCTCATCGGTAGCGTGGTGCCCCGGCCGATTGCCTTGGTCACCACCATCGATTCAGAGGGCCGCGCCAACGCTGCACCCTTCAGCTTCTTCAATGCTCTGTCCGCTGACCCGCCGATCCTCGCCCTGGGCGTGGAGAACTACAGCGACCTGAGCCCCAAGGACACCACACTGAACATTCGGCACAACCAGGAGTTCACCGTGAACATCGTCTCCGACGCGCTGGTGGAGGCGATGAACGTCTGCGCCGTGCCGTTCGAGCCGGGCTTCGACGAACTGGTCGCCGCCGGCCTCACCGCCATACCCGGCACTCGCGTCGGCTGCCCGCGCATTGGCGAGGCGCCGGTCGCGCTGGAGTGTCGGCGGATGATGGCGTTGTCCATTGGTCAGTCGCGGGAAATCATCCTGGGCGAAGTATTGATGGCCCATGTGCGCGACGACCTGATCGACCCCGCGACTCTGTACATCGACCAACTTGGCCTCGATGCCATTGGCCGCATGGGCGGCCACGGCTATGCGCGCACGCGGGAGTACTTCGATCTGCCGACGCGCTCGCTACAGCAGTGGATGCAAGCGCCGGGAGCAGGGGAGCGGCGCTGGGTGGGCAGCGAGGAGCTCGTTCCGTAG
- a CDS encoding aldehyde dehydrogenase: MSQPTRAEWEARAKGLKIEGRAFIQGEYLAAVSGDTFECISPVDGRLLAKVASCDAADAERAVQSARAAFESGVWSRQAPAARKAVLIRFAELLEEHAEELALLETLDMGKPIGDSLNVDLPGSADSIRWSGEAIDKVYDEVAATSHDQLGLVTREPVGVVAAIVPWNFPLMMASWKLGPALATGNSVILKPSERSPLTAIRIAQLALDAGLPAGVLNVLPGYGHTVGKALALHMDVDTVVFTGSTKIAKQLLVYSGESNMKRVWLEAGGKSPNIVFDDAPDLQAAAESAAAAIAFNQGEVCTAGSRLLVQKSIKAKFLPLVVEALKGWKAGHPLDPETNVGALVDGRQLEQVLGYIQAGQDEGAKILTGGKRVLEETGGTYVEPTLFDGVSNAMKIAREEIFGPVLSVIEFEDAEEAIRIANDTQYGLAAAVWTRDISKAHLTARALRAGSVWVNMYDGGDMTAPFGGFKQSGNGRDKSLHAFDKYTELKATWIKL, encoded by the coding sequence ATGAGCCAGCCAACCCGTGCCGAGTGGGAAGCCCGCGCCAAGGGTCTGAAAATCGAAGGCCGCGCCTTCATCCAGGGCGAATATCTCGCCGCCGTTTCTGGCGACACCTTCGAGTGCATCAGCCCGGTGGACGGCCGCCTGCTGGCCAAGGTCGCCAGTTGCGATGCCGCCGACGCGGAGCGCGCCGTACAGAGCGCCCGCGCTGCGTTCGAATCTGGCGTCTGGTCGCGTCAGGCGCCGGCCGCCCGCAAGGCTGTGCTGATCCGCTTCGCCGAGCTGCTGGAGGAACACGCCGAGGAGCTGGCGCTGCTGGAAACCCTCGACATGGGCAAACCCATCGGCGACTCGCTGAACGTCGACCTGCCCGGCTCCGCCGACAGCATTCGCTGGAGCGGTGAGGCCATCGACAAGGTCTACGACGAAGTGGCCGCCACCTCTCATGACCAGCTCGGCCTGGTCACCCGCGAGCCGGTCGGCGTGGTCGCCGCCATCGTGCCGTGGAACTTCCCGCTGATGATGGCGAGCTGGAAGCTGGGCCCGGCCCTGGCAACCGGCAACTCGGTGATCCTCAAGCCCTCCGAGCGCTCGCCACTCACCGCTATCCGCATCGCCCAGCTTGCCCTGGATGCAGGCCTGCCGGCCGGTGTGCTGAACGTGCTGCCGGGCTACGGCCACACCGTCGGCAAGGCGCTGGCGCTACACATGGATGTGGACACCGTGGTGTTCACCGGCTCGACCAAGATCGCCAAGCAACTGCTGGTGTACTCGGGCGAATCGAACATGAAACGCGTCTGGCTAGAGGCTGGTGGCAAGAGCCCGAACATCGTCTTCGACGATGCGCCAGACCTGCAGGCCGCTGCCGAATCCGCCGCCGCGGCGATCGCCTTCAACCAGGGCGAGGTATGCACCGCCGGCTCGCGCCTGCTGGTGCAAAAGTCGATCAAGGCGAAATTCCTGCCGCTGGTGGTCGAGGCGCTCAAGGGCTGGAAGGCCGGCCACCCGCTGGACCCGGAAACCAACGTCGGCGCGCTGGTGGACGGCCGCCAACTGGAGCAGGTGCTGGGCTACATCCAGGCCGGCCAGGACGAGGGCGCGAAGATTCTCACCGGCGGCAAGCGCGTGCTGGAGGAAACCGGTGGCACCTACGTCGAGCCGACCCTGTTCGACGGCGTGAGCAACGCGATGAAGATCGCCCGCGAGGAAATCTTCGGCCCGGTGCTCTCGGTCATCGAGTTCGAAGACGCCGAGGAAGCCATCCGCATCGCCAACGACACCCAGTACGGGCTGGCCGCGGCGGTGTGGACCCGCGACATCTCCAAAGCCCACCTCACCGCCCGCGCCCTGCGTGCCGGCAGCGTATGGGTGAACATGTACGACGGCGGCGACATGACCGCGCCCTTCGGCGGCTTCAAGCAGTCGGGCAACGGCCGCGACAAGTCGCTGCACGCGTTCGACAAGTACACCGAGCTGAAGGCCACCTGGATCAAGCTGTAA
- a CDS encoding type 1 glutamine amidotransferase domain-containing protein, with amino-acid sequence MKILVVLTSHDQLGSTGKKTGFWLEEFAAPYYVFKDAGATLTLASPKGGQPPLDPKSDAEDAQTPATRRFRQDSEAQAALASTVKLTDVKADDFDAIFYPGGHGPLWDLAEDRTSVALIEAFHASGKPVSAVCHAPAVFRHPHGPDGRPLVQGRHVTGFSNSEEEAVGLTDVVPFLVQDMLKANGARYSKGPDWQSHVEIDRGLITGQNPASSEAVAEAVLKFLR; translated from the coding sequence ATGAAAATCCTGGTAGTCCTGACCTCCCACGACCAGCTTGGCAGCACCGGCAAGAAAACCGGTTTCTGGCTCGAGGAGTTCGCCGCGCCCTACTACGTCTTCAAGGATGCCGGCGCCACCCTGACCCTGGCCTCGCCAAAGGGAGGCCAGCCGCCGCTGGACCCCAAGAGCGACGCAGAAGATGCCCAGACCCCGGCCACCCGCCGCTTCCGCCAGGACAGCGAAGCCCAGGCGGCGCTGGCCAGCACCGTGAAACTCACCGACGTGAAGGCCGACGACTTCGATGCCATCTTCTACCCCGGCGGCCACGGCCCGCTCTGGGACCTCGCCGAAGACCGCACCTCAGTCGCCCTGATCGAAGCCTTCCACGCCAGCGGCAAACCCGTCTCCGCCGTCTGCCACGCCCCGGCGGTGTTCCGCCACCCGCACGGCCCGGATGGCAGGCCACTGGTGCAGGGCCGGCATGTCACCGGATTCTCCAACAGCGAAGAGGAAGCCGTTGGCCTCACCGACGTGGTGCCCTTCCTCGTCCAGGACATGCTCAAGGCCAACGGCGCCCGCTACAGCAAAGGGCCGGACTGGCAGAGCCACGTCGAGATCGACCGCGGCCTGATAACCGGCCAGAACCCCGCCTCCTCCGAAGCGGTAGCCGAAGCCGTCCTGAAATTCCTGCGTTGA
- a CDS encoding cache domain-containing protein codes for MPWFARPRSTGRPSVVGPSVDLYGTDLYILVFFVPIQVDGRFIGVAGADIALHEFEAVLLRRA; via the coding sequence ATGCCCTGGTTCGCCCGCCCGCGCAGCACCGGGAGGCCGTCGGTAGTCGGACCTTCTGTCGACCTCTACGGCACCGACCTGTACATCCTCGTGTTCTTCGTGCCAATCCAGGTGGACGGTCGTTTCATCGGCGTTGCCGGCGCGGACATCGCGCTGCACGAGTTCGAAGCCGTGCTGCTGCGCAGAGCCTGA
- a CDS encoding sodium:calcium antiporter, producing the protein MLTFILELLGMLLVILIAAELFTNALEHFGERLGISEGVTGSLFAAVGTALPETLIPLLALFAGTSNVNINEEVGVGAILGAPLMLSTLSTCLMACFAMRARGLKGRVRPERTGLQRDLNFFLIAFSVAAIAMFVPTGLVPVRIGLSVLLVLTYVAYITLTLRASQSLVEDGHGTEADHHMYLSRIGLPTNLATILLQLALGLALLVAGAKGFIHGVEGLSDLLGISALLLSLLIIPIATELPEKINSILWVRRGKDTLAFGNITGAMVFQGTLLPAIGILLTPWQPRIEVLTGVLITLGAALWLRLNAQRGGGLPIWVLLLNGVLYAAYLGITLSR; encoded by the coding sequence ATGCTGACCTTCATCCTCGAACTGCTCGGCATGCTGCTGGTGATCCTGATCGCCGCCGAACTCTTCACCAACGCGCTGGAACATTTCGGCGAACGCCTCGGTATATCCGAAGGCGTCACCGGTTCGCTGTTCGCCGCCGTCGGCACCGCGTTGCCGGAAACTCTGATCCCCCTGCTGGCGCTGTTCGCCGGCACCAGCAACGTGAACATCAACGAAGAAGTCGGCGTAGGCGCCATCCTCGGCGCGCCACTGATGCTGTCGACCCTGTCCACCTGCCTGATGGCCTGCTTCGCCATGCGTGCACGCGGGCTGAAAGGCCGTGTACGCCCCGAGCGCACCGGCCTGCAGCGCGACCTGAATTTCTTCCTGATCGCCTTCAGCGTCGCCGCCATCGCCATGTTCGTCCCGACCGGGCTGGTCCCCGTGCGCATCGGCCTGAGCGTGCTGCTGGTGCTCACCTACGTGGCCTACATCACCCTCACGCTGCGCGCATCGCAGAGCCTGGTGGAAGATGGCCACGGCACCGAAGCCGACCACCACATGTACCTGTCGCGCATCGGCCTGCCGACCAACCTGGCGACCATCCTGCTGCAACTGGCGCTGGGCCTCGCGCTGCTGGTGGCGGGCGCCAAAGGGTTCATCCACGGCGTGGAGGGCCTTTCGGACCTGCTGGGAATTTCCGCATTGCTGCTGTCGCTGCTGATCATCCCGATCGCCACCGAGCTGCCGGAAAAGATCAACAGCATCCTCTGGGTGCGCCGCGGCAAGGACACTCTCGCCTTCGGCAACATCACCGGCGCGATGGTTTTCCAGGGTACCCTGCTGCCCGCCATCGGTATCCTGCTCACCCCCTGGCAGCCGCGCATCGAGGTACTCACCGGCGTACTGATCACCCTGGGCGCGGCCCTCTGGCTGCGCCTCAATGCACAGCGCGGCGGCGGCCTGCCAATCTGGGTGCTGCTGCTCAACGGCGTGCTGTACGCCGCCTATCTGGGTATCACCCTCTCGCGCTGA